The genome window ACTAACTATCGTTTAGTTATAACTCGGTATAAAGTGCAGGAGTTACATTAGGTGACCATGACGGCTGAGAAACATGCGCTGAAACCACCTGGTATTCTTTCCCCATATAACTCACTAAGTCACCTTCCTGATAAGAGACATTTTCATGCCAAACAACAGATGGCATATTACGTAACCATAATGATGGTGTAGTACTTGGTAACCAGTCAGCCTGTGCAGTATGGGCACTTTCTGTTTTATAAATAACCCCATTGTAAGTAACGTAATCGTCTACGTCATACGCAGCCCCTACTTGCCACTGCGGCGCATAGTTATCCATGGTATCAAAGCTATAACCTGCTGCTTTTGCTAATGTTATAAATCGAGCTAATTTTGGCAGATTTTTGCTAGCTCCTTGACCACGCTTACCATCTTCAAACAAAAAATCATGAGTTAAAATAATCACTTTGTCTGCATGTAAACGGTCACCACATGGAAAATTTTGTGCTTTAGAGTTAACAGGATCAATCGTCACTGGCGCACAAGCATTTAACGCCGCATCAACATAAGTTAACATTTGATCAGCTTCTGTCAGACTATTAGCAGGAAATGGAATCCCCCAATTTTCAGGTGCCCAGTCAACATCCCAGCCATGAATAATATAATCTTGATCAGCCAAGATGTTCGACACTTCTATCCCCGCTAACGAACTGTTTGATGGATCTTGTGGATCACAAACATAACCAGGTTCCCAAGGTTTAAAATCATCAGATGTTGCACATAAGCCATCAGCCTTAAGCTCTTGGCTTGAACGCCAGCCATTTGTATACGGCAAGCGTGCCAATTGATCAGCTTTGTAGTTTGGGTAACTTGAAATTGTTGGAATGTATTGTGAAATAACCGTAAGGTTTTTACTAAACATAGACGCATCAAATACCGGGTCTACGTATGAATGGATTTGATGGTTACCTGTCGCATTACATTCAGCGCCACTATCAGGGCCAAATTCATCAACACAATTATGAACCATATGATCATAACTATGATTACCAATAACATGGCCATCATTCAACGCTTGTTGTAATGCCGCCAATGCTTGATCTTCATTCTCATCGCCAATACCATCTAAATGCCAAGCATTAATATAAAATGTCGCTTTGATCCCACCCGTTTTTAACGTATCTAATAACGCTGGTGTAGCATTCATAGGACCATCATCAAAAGTTAAATAGATAGTTTTATCCGCCGCTGTAGCCAATGAAGCCGTACAGGCTAACGCAATACCACAAGCTAAATTTGTTAATTTCATAGTTATCCCCTTTCCTTTTCATGAGTGTTAAAAGTTCTTGGCAGATACAATGTCAATACCAAGAATATAAACATCCTAAGTCAGTGAAAAACTTTAAGTGGTACAAATCTAGCAAATTTACGTAAATTTCTAACATCAGAAAAATAACAATACTTAAATTTGATATTACAAATAGCAAAAAATTCATAAAACCATCATGAATTCGACAATAAAAAGAGCTATACACCAATGTTTTTGTTACATTTATCATAAATACTCCCAGTACACAAAGCCATCAACACGTGATACTCTTGATAGTCTTCATCAACCGATATCGATAAAACGAAAAATGAAATTATCGAATTTTACAACAAATCAATAAATATATTGGAAGATAGGAAGCTTGAATGAAAGCTATTTGTGGCAAAAGTATTCCCAGCGATAATTGCTCATGGCGTTTTGCCAAGGTGAATTTAACCACAATTGAATTTAACTGGCATTATCATCCTGAATATGAAATTTGCTTGACGCTTAATAGTGCTGGTTCTAAACATATCGGGGATCATACTAGCTATTATAATGGTCCAAACTTAGTAATAATGGGACCCAAACTACCTCATAGTTGGCACTGTAAACCAACTCCCCCACATAATGAATTGATTGTTTATGTCGCACAAATTCCAGCAAAATGGC of Thalassotalea insulae contains these proteins:
- a CDS encoding carbohydrate-binding protein produces the protein MKLTNLACGIALACTASLATAADKTIYLTFDDGPMNATPALLDTLKTGGIKATFYINAWHLDGIGDENEDQALAALQQALNDGHVIGNHSYDHMVHNCVDEFGPDSGAECNATGNHQIHSYVDPVFDASMFSKNLTVISQYIPTISSYPNYKADQLARLPYTNGWRSSQELKADGLCATSDDFKPWEPGYVCDPQDPSNSSLAGIEVSNILADQDYIIHGWDVDWAPENWGIPFPANSLTEADQMLTYVDAALNACAPVTIDPVNSKAQNFPCGDRLHADKVIILTHDFLFEDGKRGQGASKNLPKLARFITLAKAAGYSFDTMDNYAPQWQVGAAYDVDDYVTYNGVIYKTESAHTAQADWLPSTTPSLWLRNMPSVVWHENVSYQEGDLVSYMGKEYQVVSAHVSQPSWSPNVTPALYTEL